CCCATATGCTTCCGACCTTTGGTGGTTGCTCTCTCGCAGGTGACGACTCACAAGACATGATTAGGTTACCAAGTGAAATACCGCGGTACCCTCGCTGGTAAATGAGTTTATATCGTGCAAAAAATTTCAACCCATCAGAATTTAgtttgaacttgggcttgttggttAGTCTAACCTAAACCATTTGTGTTAATCATCCGCTATAACTCCATGTCCCAACTCATTTGTGTGATATTTTTATTCCTTCCACCCTAAACATTATATTCAAAATGTTGAGATATGATCAAGTTTGAAATTTAAATTGTATTTGAGAATCTCGTTGGCCAGTTGTTCAGTTATCTCCGGTAAGCACGGTTACCAAAACTCCCGGCTCCCATTGAGATTCTTGTCAATCCGACACCCAAATCCTTGCTCACATGACGTGCCTTTAGAGCTTGGAAGCCCTGCAAGTTGGTTTGTATTTGGACCAAATTTATTTGAATTATATTTAGTATTAATCTAATGCAATTCAAGGTAAAACTATTTTTCTACCATTCCCCCATAAGCATTATATCCAAAATGTTCAGACATTATcaagtttgaaattcattttttttAAGAATCTCGTCAGGTATTTGATCGCTTATCTCAGGTATTTGATTGCCTATCTCGTCAGGTATTTGACCAAAAATCCCGCCCCCCACTGATTTTTTCCTTATCAGTATCCAAATCCTTGCTCACGAGATGTGCCTTTAGAGCTAGGAAGCCCTAAGTACGCTAAAGTTTGTTTGTATTTGGACCAAATTTATTTTAATTGGGTTTAGTTTGAATCTAGTCCAATTCGAGGTAAAAATATTTTTTATCCGCCGAAATTGCCAGCATTTGGGAAACGTGGTACATGCATGAACTAATCACTCTGGTTGGCACTTGTGTGTCATAATGTCATGGCGTCTTCAATCATCACATCACCATGGAGGGCACCATGTGTCCATGTCCTTGTTAACTTGTTATCAGACTTGAGTTTGGGCCAAGGTACTTGGTGGTATTACTGGTATCTATCCACTGAGGCTACGACCATTTACCACAACCGTACTTCGAAAGATGAAAGAAATAAAAAGAGGTGTGCCTCAGATAATTTGAAGCAGCCGGTAAGGCAAGCTGCACCTACTTTGCCTGACGCATAATATCTTCTGCCTATCTACATATACCAGAAGTCTGAGAGCATAATCACACAACCAACCAATCTAGTGAAGGAAACAAAGCTGCAAATATATTTTTACCTTCTTCCTCCATGTCTCTTCAGCCAAGCCTCGCATCTTTGAGAAAAAAACCTGCTGCAATTGCTACCATGGCAATACTTGGTGACTATGCCTTAGGGATGAGTGGCAATGGGAAAATCAGTCCCACCATGAGCATAAAATTACGCAAGTGTCTGCAGTCTGTGGCGCCATGCGTCGAGTGCCAGCAGCGCGGCTCAACCACCACTCCTTATTTCCTCCGATCCGGCGACAACGCCATCAATTTCTCCTCCCGCTTGAAACCAGGAAAGTGTGCCAGGGGTGGTCATCCCGTTTGCTTTGCACCTCCAATGGTTGCTTCTCTCGCAGATGACGACTCACAAACAGGGTTTTAGTTACCGAGTGaattccatgataaatctcagtTCATTTGAATTTAGATTGAAATTTGGACTGGCTGGTTAGTCCAGCCTAAACCATGTGTTCCCCCTCCGCTATAAACCCGTGCCCCAACTCATTTGTCCGAGATTTTCAATTTCTTCTCCCCTAAATATTATATTCAAATTGTTTGTACATTATCAAGTTTGAAACTCAAATTTTATGTGAGAATCTCGTCTGGCATTTGATCAGTTATCTCCGGTAACCACGGTTACCGAAAATCCTGCACCCCTCTGGTTGTTTTTCTTACCACTACCTAAATCCTTACTCACAAGTTTGTTTTTATTTGGACGAAATTGGATTTGGTCTGAATCTAATCCAATTGGAGGTAAAAAAAATCCATCGGAATTGCCAACATTTGGGAAACTGGCACATGCATGAGCTAATCACTCTTCTGGTGCTTGAGTGTCATACTGTCACGGTGTCTTCAATCATACATCACTGTGTAGTTTCTTCAGTTACAAAATTGGAGACTTTTAGATCTAGAATAATAGGTAGTACTCGGGACAGGGAGTAACTATGGATCATGGTGACTAACCCTATGTTATCAGATTATCCTTTCTTTCAAAGAAATGGTAGCTTTAGTACCTACAGCTAGGAAGGACGATGtggtgtgatacaaacacattgctgcGGCTGTGGAAATATGAGTATTTCTTCATCCAAATAGAGTCTGAACTCTGAATTCGAAGTCTTCCTCTTCCAGAACAGCCTACCCCATGTATATGGAAGTTACATAGAATCATGTCTTCCTTTGCGGCGAAGAATCATGTCGGTTATGCACTCGCATCACTTATTCCCATCCTTAAACTTTACCACCATTGTACTTTTTAAATTTTTCCAGAAGACCATACGGGTGCATGTTAACTTTTTATGAGATCATAAGATTTCAATTTGTGATCAGTTAATCTATATCCGCCAAAGCCACCTTTCCTCACCGCCATTGTACTAGGAAAAATAGCTTGGCTATATGCTCAAGGTAATTTTTTTCCACATCTACTTATCTGGTGTATCTTGCAATTTTCCAGTCTACATATAACAGAGATCTGAAGGGTGCCATGGAATGAGTGGTGGTACAACCCACAAAAAAACAAGGCTTTAGTTTTGTTTTATGTCTAGCACCGAAGCTCCGATCTTTTGAGAGATCTGGCGATCTTCGCTAAGAAAGGGTTCCTTCCTCTACCCAGGAGTGCGAATGTCGAATCCCACCGGTGAGGGGGAAGAAGCTGAAGCCTAGGCATGTCATGCGCTATCTAATTTTCATGCTTCCTGATAAGGGGAGTTTCCCTCCCTGTGAGCTCCTTCCTTCGCGAGTTGCTGGATTTTTATCAGATTGAACTCCATCATCACACCCCTCATGGTATTTTGGAGATTTCCTGCTTCGTGACCTTCTGGGAAGGCTTTCTGGGGTACCACATCTAGGGTTGTGGTGCTCTCTGTTTTATCTCGAGGCCAGGCGTGTGAGGGGAGGCAGACTTGCTACAAGCACCCTCCTAACGGTTTTGAATTGAAGTCACAAGTTTGCGTGTTTATCAAAGGGTCCAGCAGTGGAATAATCTGTATCACCCTAAGCATAtctggtttaagaatctctttaCTTGTTAAAGGGTTGCAAAGCACTAAAGCAGTACAAAGCTCCAAGTGATGTACTTCTAACTATGCATGATTCCGTGTGCATCTGAACTCCTGATGATCAGTCACAGACTCACGGTACATTCATCAACAACATCACGAACAAATGGGAGGCATTTTTTGGCATTAATTTGAGACTTGCTGAAGCTAATGTGCTTGTTAGCTAGTTCAGAGAAACCTTACCTTTTAGTTTTGCAGAGGGCCATCCTTGTTAACTAGTTACGAGACTCTTTAAGACTTCAGTTTGTGCCATGGTATCTGCCACAATCGATATCCACTGCATTTACGACCACCTGTACGTGGAATTAAATAAATGTGTCATGTGTGCCCAAGATAATTAGATGCAGCGGGCAAAGCAAGCAGCGCCTACTTCCTGACACATCATACCTTTTGCCCATCTACATATACCATAGGTCCGAGGGGTCACAGGGTCACACAACCAACCGGTGTAGTGAAAGGAAACAAAGCTGCATGTATCTTTTACCTTCTCCATCCATCTCTATTCAGACAAGCCTGACACTTTGATCAAAAAAAACTGATGCACTTGCTATCATAGCATGATTTGGTGACAATGCCTTAGGAATGAGCGACAATGGGAATTTTAATCCCCCGACCAACCGCGGTGCTGGAATGCCATGGCCATCCTGGATCATCGGCGGGTGAACATTTTGGGCTAATCCAGTGACTAGTCCCTGTCCAGATGGTGTGGGCTGTTCTCATTAGTTTTACTTGGACCTTATGTTTGATAGCTGACGAGTCATTAATGAAATTCTCTTTTAGCACATCACCgcttgctaatgttcatgtgctaTCTATGTGCAACAGCGAAATTGCATTCCAGAACATGGATTCAACATATATGCATTCTATCCTTCTTCATTTTACTGCAAGACCATCATCAAACACAAATCCTAATCAACTATACAATATACAACTCCACGGTTTTCTGGAATAAATACCGTGACAACAACACTGATAAACTTACTGAGTTTTCACAGAGGTTGTATAAGTTCCAGCTTTATATCACCAACTCACTACTGCCTATTGTTGTGCTTCGATAAACAGCCACGGAACTGTAACTCCTGCATAGCTTCTACTCTCTCGTTTCTAGCAGATAAAACCCTACAAGCCTTTACCATCTGCAGTTCCGAACTGAAGTCACGAGTTGACATGCTTGTCCAGAAATGCAGTCGCCAGATTGCTGAAGCTGCTGTTAACGGCTCCAGCTGCAGAATAGTCTCTTATCATCCGCAGGACGTCTGGTTTCAAAATCTCTTTCTTTGTTGAAGGATTGCATAAGTAGTACAAGGCTCCAAGTGCATAAATCACCTGCTATGCAACCAAACAAATGGAAATATTGGTCTATGTTGAAGTAAGAATATATAGTTACATAAAGCCAAAATTGTTgtaatgcatatagtggatggaaTAAAGAGAGAAGCAACTGAGATTGTTCTGGCAAAAGAAAATCCCAATTCACATTTCTCCCCTCCTCTAGCCTACTTCCGAAGTACCCAAATCTATCAAGAGTAAATATACTCCACATACAAACGAACCAATCAAAAAACAGTTTGTCTTCAAAGCAAAGAAGACGTATACTGTTATGATTGCAGCTCATATCTTAAAAAATACTCACGGTATTCCTAACTGGGCTAGATAAGCATTGTACAACCAATGGGATTCCACCACATTGAGTAATAACTGAAGCATTCGCTGAATCTGCATGTACGCAAACAAAATTAGATGACCACATCAAACATTTCAGTTCAATGAATACACAGAGGATAAGAGTCTTGCATGGTTCACAATAAAAAAAATCAGTGAATTAAAGGCATCAGATGCTCACCAACACATGAATTACATATTCCACCAATGCCAAACTCAACAAGCCTTTCATTTGACTCCGTAATACAatccaagaacaactcaagaataTTCAGCTGAGCAAATAGAACACATATACCATCTTATTGAATAGGAAAGGTAATCCAGAACCGTGCTCATTTAAATCTGCAATCCATCAATTGACCGAAACAAagggcatatgaaatcattaaccTGGCGCATAAAGGCGTAGTTATAAGGGTCATATGCGAAATTTGACAAGTTTGCAACTATCCTCTCCTTGCACTCTGAAATGATAATAAATGGTGAATTTGGTGAGCACGCAATAGCAAAGTGGAGTTATTTTCATAGTACCATTTTACAAACCTATTACCTATCCAAACATTGATGTGTTATCTAAAACTGAAAATAACAAAAGACAGCCTATATCACAACCTTTTAATTTTCTTAGAATCTTTTGTACATCTTTTCCTTGGTGCCCTTTGGAACTTCACTACTGCACTAAGTTGTTTGTTTTGGACCCAATAAAATGTTCTTTACTCAGCCCCTCAGCGGCGACCAAATTTACTTTGCAGCACAATGTGCTGACAACGATTTGTACCATAATTCCAATTGAAATATTCTTCATTCTTCAGCTTTCTGTTCCCTCTAAACGAATATACACGattttagttgaaaacacacagaaaATTTTCCTGTGATGCAACCTTCAGACAGAAGAAATGAAGTAGCCAACAGAACTTTACCTTCATCAGTGGAGTCCTGGAACTGGGTCACGAGATCCTGAGGAAAAATTGTGGTTAGGGATACGAGCAAGCAGTTAGAAGAATCGCGGGAGAAATCGGAAGACGTCGAACAATACGTAACCTAACAAGCGGGAAGGAGGAGAACCTGAAGGTACTGGTCTCTCGAAGTGCCGCCACGGCCGGTGCGCTCGACCTGGCGCTGTGCGTTCGTGAACATCTCCTCTCCACCGTGGCCGTCGCTGGCGTTGAATCCCCGGACTAGTCACTCGGAGGCCGTGAGTTGGGGGGGATTGAGCCAGCACGACTCTTGCTAGGTAGGCTAGGGCTATCTGCAAATTGGCTGGCCCTTAGTACTCATTCTTCTTCATGAAATTTGAAGTCATTTATCCTGATTTCGTTGAAGTGAGAAACCAAAAGAAAACTCATGTGCACAGATCGactaaagaaaagaaaaagaactcAAATGCAAAAAAGTGCAGATGTGCTAGAATGGTAGCCAGGATTTTTCCTGATGGGTACTCGATGTGCCAATAGAAACTGCAACAATAACAAGAACTAAACTACAGGTTGTTCATAGCAGCGACAACATCTCCAATAATTTAGTTACATTGCAGAAACAAATAAAATATTACAATTTTGGCAATATGTTTTCCCTTTTAGTAGCGAGAAATGATGCCATCATCTTTTACTTGCAAGAAGAACTGACAATACAAGTAATTGATTCTTCCAGCAATCATGCATTCAGGTGCAAGTGCGCTAGAATAGCACATGGCAGCGGGAAATAAAAACCAAGCAATCATTCAAGTATTGCTCCCGCATCTTGTTTCTTAGCTCAACAAAACTAGAATTTATCCAATTTCACACCTATAAATCAAAAACTGTTTCTTCAAATCTGATTTACTGCTGGGCTGCAGTTAACTAATCGATAGAA
This Lolium perenne isolate Kyuss_39 chromosome 1, Kyuss_2.0, whole genome shotgun sequence DNA region includes the following protein-coding sequences:
- the LOC127311080 gene encoding uncharacterized protein isoform X1 is translated as MFTNAQRQVERTGRGGTSRDQYLQDLVTQFQDSTDEECKERIVANLSNFAYDPYNYAFMRQLNILELFLDCITESNERLVEFGIGGICNSCVDSANASVITQCGGIPLVVQCLSSPVRNTVIYALGALYYLCNPSTKKEILKPDVLRMIRDYSAAGAVNSSFSNLATAFLDKHVNS
- the LOC127311080 gene encoding uncharacterized protein isoform X2, which produces MFTNAQRQVERTGRGGTSRDQYLQDLVTQFQDSTDEECKERIVANLSNFAYDPYNYAFMRQLNILELFLDCITESNERLVEFGIGGICNSCVDSANASVITQCGGIPLVVQCLSSPVRNTVSIF